The segment CCTTTTTATATGTAGCGAGCTGTGAGCAtatgtttaattattaaaaatccttTACTGAAGAAATCTATACTAGATTTTGAAATGTTGTATACAGGTGTATAACCAAGTGATACAACTCGAGTCACATAAAAActctattaaaaaacaaatgaatttttaatgtttgatttaataaaagataaaaaaattaatataaaaactacTTACTTGAAGAATGATTAAAGAAATATCTCCAATAATAGCGCTAATGAATACTCCCCATATCATTTTACGTTTTGCCGCATGAGATAATTTAGCattcaaataaatgttaaacCATGGAATTGTCATCTTTGAACCAAGTAATCTTAAATATGTAATGTTAACCCCTGCTAATAAAACGAATAGTGCTGTTACTTTTCGATGTTCTTTACTATCTTTTaaccattttgaaaatttttgatatccctttttttgctttattgaGTGACtccttttttcctttattccatttattatatttaataaactccatttcttaattttttcctcgttttcattattatttctatccTCATTTTCTACTTCCTCTATATCATCTTCTGCATCGTCGTCTTTTTCGTCTTTTACAcgactatttaatttatcggcgaaatttttaatgttttttaattctcCTTTTATAAGAATGTCTTCTAATTTCCTTTTATCTACAAATATGCTTACTTCTTCTGCAAATTTCTTaacttcttttaatttttttgtaagcaccctaattttatttaattcttctgCAAGTTGTTCGATTTCTTCTGATTTAACTGTAAAACTGTTCACTTTTCTGACCAAGTTTTCTGAGAGGTTTTCaacttcttttaattcttctgCAAAATCCTCAAATTgcattattttacttataagtttattaattacttttaatttttctttaatattttttacttctgtattatttattgtttcattttctgtattatcatttttttcttttacgatAATTTCGtcaactatttttatttcttccatgagtttattaagtttttctaaatcttcatttattattagctctcttataacttttttcaattctttacTCACTTCATCTGATTTTGTTACATTGTCATTATCAACTATTAATTCTTTTGTAGAATCAGAATCGTCGGATACTTCTTCATTTAATAGTTTATCAATAAgttcatcaatttttattaataaatctgtGAGGTCGGTTCTCATAAATTcattgattataattataaacgCAACCCCCAAATTTACGACAAACGGAAATGTCACAAGGAAAATACTAAGAGAAATAGAGAGaagtgtaaataaatatacatatatatatattttttttactaaaaaatagaaaaatagttttatttaatttaatacttaatttaccttatattaaaaattttttcaatatgtCCTGCATCTatactagtaaaaaaaattgtcgtCACGAATTTTTCAATAGAATTACCACACGTATaaattgcataatttttttcctaaataaaaaataaattattctattaGTACTTAGTTTTACTGATTTATTtcgattaaaaatttatgataattataatctaCCTTTGCAGAAAATGATAAGAGTCCGATATTAAGTAAGACtgttataataagttttttcaaattttcttctATCCACCTGgctattatcaaaaaaaaattcaaaagtatctttaaaataaaattcttaattaaaatatatatttataaaatcttattCTTATTCTTACGTTTGGTTACATATCCATATTTATGATccaaataatttgaatatactCCAGATCCAATAAGAGTGAtgaatttattctttattaaagtATCTAAATCAATAGCTGCTAAATTAACTgatatttcatctttattctttgctttttcaatattaatagataaaatatattgttctGAAGAAACTGAAGTatcaatttcatatttttcactTGTAGTTACTCGTTCTGTACTAACAGGAATTGCTTTAGCCAATTCTCGtgttaaattatcaaaaaattctttatatttaagtttgtcatctttaatacttttaaaataatttgttccTTCTGAAGTCAATCGAACTTTTCCGCTAATACCAGCAGAGTTTacctttttttgatatatttcttttatgcTAGTTGATTCATGATCATCTTCTTGAactattaaaaacaaattattattttaaaagttttatttatatatgaattCGTTTATAAAACACTTACTAGTTGTAAAGTTCCAAGCGCTACTCTGTATACCAATAATAGGTTCATGATAACCTCTACTACTTGCAAAACCATCATCaattaaaacataatattttcCACCAGGCTTATTGAACGTACTATCAATTATTGTAATGTTAATAATAGAACCAAATTCATCATCAATAAGATTCACA is part of the Rhizophagus irregularis chromosome 2, complete sequence genome and harbors:
- a CDS encoding uncharacterized protein (SECRETED:cutsite_VKS-SI; SECRETED:prob_0.8993); SECRETED:SignalP(1-24); translated protein: MKLNHISLFITLSIILLVLLPVKSSIIFEENQNSTEQQPRVFGLDCYDDNTIVVRIVRKDPSKFQCLKDYLSIRTIYPNGTVKEFDLSSDTLNIQPFNFCILPKYPKANPLRFYPVRKNFLLITYAEADDINNFYTYNDWGVVIDLDGGIHSKIKLGPSYVNITTKDWKPGQDSITLNVHRDNGFLRTAPLTNSTGYSLQQFIIDENGGIEQIVETINIYPTGYPLETVATMDGGYALIYPNNTGSATISTTPLTPQFGIYCMLLRYGKEITQGPIVLYQTLTPINVLLLDCDFTYVGVGQTCMIIASSTLTDKTFIKIDFLSSGTVYNITTFQSSEITTDYSIQSLRYGGYFSYYGVQNIKKNFEINGYIMDYYGNLFNWGLTYPTLANPIADILVLPNNTLVIPQPEGEKSWSLITSDLYKIEGVRDHGYDNLHIDTTIPKIGDVINPSETKFLIIKYYNKVDLSPNRNVTILQDDGTSHGIIRQMTSMTSTGNDGYDKFVNLIDDEFGSIINITIIDSTFNKPGGKYYVLIDDGFASSRGYHEPIIGIQSSAWNFTTIQEDDHESTSIKEIYQKKVNSAGISGKVRLTSEGTNYFKSIKDDKLKYKEFFDNLTRELAKAIPVSTERVTTSEKYEIDTSVSSEQYILSINIEKAKNKDEISVNLAAIDLDTLIKNKFITLIGSGVYSNYLDHKYGYVTKPRWIEENLKKLIITVLLNIGLLSFSAKEKNYAIYTCGNSIEKFVTTIFFTSIDAGHIEKIFNISIFLVTFPFVVNLGVAFIIIINEFMRTDLTDLLIKIDELIDKLLNEEVSDDSDSTKELIVDNDNVTKSDEVSKELKKVIRELIINEDLEKLNKLMEEIKIVDEIIVKEKNDNTENETINNTEVKNIKEKLKVINKLISKIMQFEDFAEELKEVENLSENLVRKVNSFTVKSEEIEQLAEELNKIRVLTKKLKEVKKFAEEVSIFVDKRKLEDILIKGELKNIKNFADKLNSRVKDEKDDDAEDDIEEVENEDRNNNENEEKIKKWSLLNIINGIKEKRSHSIKQKKGYQKFSKWLKDSKEHRKVTALFVLLAGVNITYLRLLGSKMTIPWFNIYLNAKLSHAAKRKMIWGVFISAIIGDISLIILQSFYVTRVVSLGYTPVYNISKSSIDFFSKGFLIIKHMLTARYI